In Bacteroidota bacterium, the following are encoded in one genomic region:
- a CDS encoding prolyl oligopeptidase family serine peptidase, which yields MQRAIFIILFFSLSISAQNKRPLDHSDYDQWQKIEDQQISRSGNIVSYTVKAQEGDGVLEIYDSKASEKKIIKRGTKSKISFNENFVAAIIKAPYHTIRAEKKEGKKKLKLTQDSLKVWDIKKEKIIFEIPRVKEFLFPEEADNSLAFRKIPAKENKDEEEKAKTFELGVINLSNSKTIDLKHVSDYAFDKTGEYLYVIRQGADSIVKSGVYSLNLNDFKYSIIDTLAVHYKKLSVFDAKTISYISSKDSLDAENIKFNLNLLQKSKTVNITSYGLKKGWIISEYQKPEFSENGLRLFFGLQKERPLIEKDTLLEDEKAKVDVWHYKDGQLQSEQEADKKKIKEKSFLAVYHIKSKKIVQLADEDVDEIILDKKKNLLSVIGLSNKKYRIEKSFNFPWNKDLYSININNGLRRKVFEGIADKPKLSPFGNYATVFSRKDSSWYNIDLKKGKPYKLTSNTNKSRFYDEENDIPSPAEAYGKAYWSRDEKYLIINDRYDLWRIHPKNSRGKVNITDYFGFRNKIRFRYLEVEKEEEYIPENGIFVLHGFSETTKDEGIYLGDITKNNPWMKFEDEIRVSKVIKAKEANAHIFLQESFYESPNIYLAKTKHWTSTKLSDLNPQQKNFKWGSVDLISWKSYSNKPLEGLLYYPADFNPAKKYPMIIYFYEIYSDRKNKYYPPSPSRSIVNFSYLTSNDYLVFVPDIKYNIGQPGQDAFDAVMSGVEKVEEFQFVDSENMAIQGQSWGGYQVAYLVTQTNKFKCAMAGAPVSNMTSAYGGIRWKSGLSREFQYEKTQSRLGKDLWKGIDLYIDNSPLFMAPKVKTPLLMMHNDNDGAVPYYQGIEYFMALRRLGKPAWLLIYNDEEHNLKKRKNMKDLTVRMYQFFDHYLKNAPAPKWLIEGVPYIDKGKDYGYKLLE from the coding sequence ATGCAAAGAGCTATTTTTATTATACTGTTTTTCTCTTTATCAATAAGCGCTCAGAACAAGCGTCCTCTAGATCACAGCGACTACGACCAATGGCAAAAGATTGAAGATCAGCAAATATCCCGTTCCGGCAATATTGTATCATATACCGTTAAAGCCCAGGAAGGTGATGGAGTACTTGAAATATACGACAGTAAGGCTTCAGAAAAAAAAATAATAAAGCGAGGTACAAAATCAAAAATCTCATTTAACGAGAATTTTGTTGCAGCTATCATTAAGGCTCCTTATCATACAATTAGAGCAGAAAAAAAGGAAGGAAAGAAAAAACTAAAGCTAACGCAAGACAGCCTAAAAGTTTGGGATATAAAAAAAGAGAAAATAATTTTCGAAATACCAAGAGTAAAAGAATTTTTATTTCCCGAGGAAGCAGACAATTCTCTGGCGTTTAGAAAAATTCCGGCAAAAGAAAATAAAGACGAAGAGGAAAAAGCAAAAACTTTTGAATTAGGAGTAATAAACCTGTCAAATTCGAAAACCATCGACCTAAAACACGTAAGCGATTATGCTTTTGACAAAACAGGCGAATATTTGTACGTAATCAGGCAAGGAGCTGATTCTATTGTAAAGTCAGGAGTTTATTCGTTAAATCTTAACGATTTTAAATACAGTATTATTGACACTTTAGCTGTTCACTACAAAAAGCTTTCGGTGTTTGATGCCAAAACTATTTCATACATATCGAGTAAAGATAGTTTGGATGCAGAAAACATAAAATTCAACCTCAATTTACTACAAAAATCAAAAACTGTTAATATTACAAGTTACGGACTTAAAAAAGGCTGGATAATTAGTGAATACCAGAAGCCTGAATTCTCGGAGAACGGACTTCGTTTGTTCTTTGGTCTACAAAAAGAAAGGCCATTAATAGAAAAAGACACACTATTAGAAGATGAAAAAGCTAAGGTAGATGTATGGCACTATAAAGATGGCCAATTACAATCCGAACAGGAGGCTGATAAGAAGAAGATTAAAGAGAAATCATTTTTGGCAGTATATCATATAAAATCTAAAAAAATAGTACAGCTTGCCGATGAAGATGTTGATGAAATAATATTAGACAAGAAAAAGAATTTACTAAGTGTTATAGGATTATCCAACAAGAAATACAGGATTGAAAAGAGCTTCAATTTTCCATGGAATAAAGATCTGTACTCAATAAATATCAATAACGGATTGAGGCGGAAGGTATTCGAGGGAATAGCCGACAAACCAAAACTATCTCCTTTTGGTAATTATGCTACTGTTTTCAGCCGAAAGGATTCCTCATGGTATAATATTGATCTGAAAAAAGGAAAACCTTACAAACTGACAAGCAATACTAATAAAAGTCGTTTTTACGATGAAGAAAACGACATACCCTCTCCCGCTGAAGCTTATGGCAAGGCCTATTGGAGTAGAGATGAAAAATATTTGATCATCAACGACAGGTATGATTTGTGGAGGATTCACCCCAAAAACAGCAGAGGTAAAGTTAACATAACAGACTATTTCGGGTTCAGAAATAAAATCAGATTCAGGTATCTTGAAGTTGAGAAAGAAGAAGAATATATTCCTGAAAATGGAATCTTTGTATTACACGGATTTAGTGAAACTACAAAAGATGAAGGAATATATTTGGGAGATATTACCAAAAACAATCCATGGATGAAATTTGAGGATGAGATCAGAGTCTCCAAAGTTATAAAAGCAAAAGAAGCAAATGCTCACATATTTTTACAGGAGAGCTTTTATGAATCTCCAAATATATATTTAGCAAAAACCAAACATTGGACCTCTACAAAACTCTCGGATTTAAATCCTCAACAAAAGAACTTTAAATGGGGATCTGTAGATTTAATTTCGTGGAAATCATACTCCAACAAACCCCTTGAAGGACTACTATATTACCCCGCCGACTTTAATCCGGCAAAAAAATACCCGATGATAATTTACTTCTATGAAATATATTCAGACAGAAAAAATAAATATTATCCCCCTTCTCCGAGCAGATCTATAGTTAATTTTTCTTACCTGACCAGTAATGACTACTTAGTGTTTGTGCCGGATATCAAATATAATATCGGACAGCCGGGTCAGGATGCCTTCGATGCTGTTATGTCGGGAGTTGAAAAGGTTGAAGAATTCCAATTTGTCGACTCAGAAAACATGGCTATACAGGGACAGAGTTGGGGAGGATATCAGGTAGCTTATCTGGTTACGCAAACCAACAAATTTAAATGCGCTATGGCTGGTGCTCCGGTTTCAAATATGACATCTGCATATGGTGGAATAAGATGGAAATCCGGATTGAGCAGAGAATTCCAATACGAAAAAACTCAAAGCCGTTTAGGTAAAGACTTGTGGAAAGGGATAGACCTGTACATTGACAACTCTCCATTATTTATGGCTCCAAAAGTAAAAACCCCTCTTTTGATGATGCATAACGATAATGATGGTGCTGTACCTTACTATCAGGGAATTGAATATTTCATGGCTCTACGTCGTTTAGGCAAACCCGCATGGCTGTTGATTTACAACGATGAGGAACACAACCTGAAAAAACGAAAAAACATGAAAGATCTGACAGTTCGCATGTATCAGTTTTTTGATCACTACCTGAAAAATGCCCCGGCACCAAAATGGTTAATCGAAGGTGTTCCATACATTGACAAGGGGAAAGACTACGGATATAAACTGCTGGAATAA